In Balaenoptera acutorostrata chromosome 12, mBalAcu1.1, whole genome shotgun sequence, a single window of DNA contains:
- the NCAPH gene encoding condensin complex subunit 2 isoform X2 produces the protein MGPPCPGTRGCHHSTSSPSEQVFSMALPRKAPLSTPGTPVLEDFPQNDDEKERLQRRRSRVFDLQFSTDSPHLLASPSSRNVDVSATIPKFTNTQITEHYSTCIKLSAENKITTKNAFGLHLIDFMSEILKQKDAEPTNFKVAAGTLDASTKIYAVRVDAVHADVYKVLGGLGKDAPSPEEEEGHGADGSATETGTTKKAPKPRKKHLYKTIEQNINNLNVSEADRKCEIDPMFQKTAASFDECSTAGVFLSTLHCHDYRSELLFPSDVQTLSTGEPLDLPDLGWVEMTDLKAPLQQCVEDRQICPSLAGFQFTEWDSETHNESVSALMDKFKKNDQVFDINAEVEESDCGDFPVGALEDDFDANDDPDHTAVGDHTAAGDHTKFGSWKEPCQEEMTPLGDGDIWSLCPLLSMKPGEYSYFSPRTMSMWAGPDHWRFRLRHKQDTTSQSENRNKSTKKDFEIDFDDDIDFDVYFRKTKAATVLTKSTLENQNWRATTLPTDFHYETENLVQLHLKPGTRLLKMAQGQRAGTEHCEEIEDYDYNNPNDTSNFCPGLQAADSDYEESDDLFVGPAGTFDHSGHPPTATQDNDDAPEVQGLDITTYGESNLVAEPQKVNKIEIQYAKAAKKMDMKKLKQSMWSLLTEIPKQADAEANHRENGEAGDPVQVADKKLSGLTKDLQKSLPPLMAQNLSIPLAFACLLHLANEKNLKLEGTEDLSDVLVRQGD, from the exons GGACCCGTGGATGCCACCACAGTACCTCCTCACCTTCAGAGCAGGTGTTCTCCATGGCCCTGCCCAGGAAGGCCCCTCTCAGTACTCCTGGCACCCCAGTCCTTGAAGACTTTCCTCAGAATGACGACGAGAAGGAGCGGCTGCAGCGGAGGCGCTCCAGGGTCTTTGACCTGCAGTTCAGCACAGACTCGCCTCATTTGCTGGCCTCCCCCTCCAGTAG gaaTGTTGATGTTTCAGCTACGATTCCTAAGTTTACAAACACACAGATTACTGAGCATTACTCCACCTGTATCAAACTGTCTGCTGAAAAT AAAATCACCACCAAGAATGCTTTTGGCTTGCACTTGATTGATTTTATGTCAGAGATTCTTAAACAGAAAGATGCCGAACCGACCAACTTTAAA GTGGCTGCTGGCACTCTGGATGCCAGCACCAAGATCTATGCTGTGCGCGTAGATGCCGTCCATGCTGATGTATACAAAGTCCTTGGTGGGCTGGGCAAGGATGCACCATCTCCGGAAGAAGAAGAGGGCCATGGTGCAG ATGGAAGTGCAACCGAAACAGGAACAACCAAGAAGGCTCCAAAGCCAAGGAAGAAGCACTTGTACAAAACCATCGAGCAGAATATAAACAACCTCAATGTCTCCGAAGCAGATCGAAAGTGTGAG ATCGATCCCATGTTCCAGAAGACGGCAGCCTCGTTTGATGAGTGCAGTACAGCAGGGGTGTTTCTCTCCACCCTCCACTGCCACGACTATAGGAGTGAGCTGCTCTTTCCCTCCGATGTCCAGACTCTCTCCACTGGAGAACCTCTTGACTTGCCGGATTTAGGTTGGGTGGAAATGACCGATTTAAAAG CGCCCCTGCAGCAGTGTGTGGAAGATCGCCAGATCTGCCCTTCCCTGGCGGGGTTCCAGTTCACTGAATGGGACAGTGAAACGCATAATGAG TCGGTGTCAGCCCTGATGGACAAGTTTAAGAAGAACGATCAGGTGTTTGACATCAATGCCGAGGTGGAGGAGAGcgactgtggggacttccctgttggggCCTTGGAGGACGACTTTGATGCCAATGATGACCCAGACCACACCGCAGTTGGGGACCACACCGCAGCTGGGGACCACACCAAGTTcgggagctggaaggagccctgCCA AGAAGAAATGACTCCCCTCGGGGATGGAGACATTTGGAGCTTGTGTCCCCTTCTATCCATGAAACCTGGAGAGTATTCCTACTTTAGCCCCCGAACCATGTCGATGTGGGCTGGCCCGGATCACTGGCGCTTTAGACTCCGGCACAAAC AAGATACTACCTCGCAATCAGAGAACAGAAATAAGAGCACAAAGAAGGATTTTGAAATCGACTTTGACGATGATATTGACTTTGATGTATATTTTCGAAAAACAAAG gctGCTACTGTTCTGACCAAGTCCACTTTGGAGAACCAGAATTGGAGAGCCACAACTCTTCCTACAGATTTCCACTATGAGACTGAAAATCTTGTCCAGCTGCATCTCAAACCAGGCACCAGG tTACTTAAGATGGCCCAAGGCCAGAGGGCAGGGACCGAGCACTGTGAAGAAATTGAAGACTATGATTACAACAACCCTAATGACACCTCCAACTTTTGCCCTGGATTACAG GCTGCTGACAGTGATTATGAAGAGTCAGATGACTTATTTGTGGGACCAGCTGGGACCTTTGACCATTCTGGCCATCCCCCTACGGCAACACAAGACAACGATGACGCGCCTGAAGTCCAAGGATTAGATATCACCACTTACGGGGAGTCAAATCTGGTAGCTGAGCCCCAGAAG gtaaataaaattgaaattcagTATGCTAAGGCTGCCAAAAAGATGGACATGAAGAAGTTGAAGCAGAGCATGTGGAGTTTGCTGACGGAGATCCCCAAGCAGGCGGATGCAGAG GCAAACcacagagaaaatggagaagCAGGGGACCCAGTACAGGTGGCTGACAAGAAGCTCAGTGGGCTCACAAAGGACCTGCAGAAGAG CCTGCCTCCCCTCATGGCTCAGAACCTCTCCATACCTCTGGCTTTTGCGTGTCTCCTACATTTAGCCAATGAAAAG
- the NCAPH gene encoding condensin complex subunit 2 isoform X1 encodes MGPPCPATTKNSPSGTRGCHHSTSSPSEQVFSMALPRKAPLSTPGTPVLEDFPQNDDEKERLQRRRSRVFDLQFSTDSPHLLASPSSRNVDVSATIPKFTNTQITEHYSTCIKLSAENKITTKNAFGLHLIDFMSEILKQKDAEPTNFKVAAGTLDASTKIYAVRVDAVHADVYKVLGGLGKDAPSPEEEEGHGADGSATETGTTKKAPKPRKKHLYKTIEQNINNLNVSEADRKCEIDPMFQKTAASFDECSTAGVFLSTLHCHDYRSELLFPSDVQTLSTGEPLDLPDLGWVEMTDLKAPLQQCVEDRQICPSLAGFQFTEWDSETHNESVSALMDKFKKNDQVFDINAEVEESDCGDFPVGALEDDFDANDDPDHTAVGDHTAAGDHTKFGSWKEPCQEEMTPLGDGDIWSLCPLLSMKPGEYSYFSPRTMSMWAGPDHWRFRLRHKQDTTSQSENRNKSTKKDFEIDFDDDIDFDVYFRKTKAATVLTKSTLENQNWRATTLPTDFHYETENLVQLHLKPGTRLLKMAQGQRAGTEHCEEIEDYDYNNPNDTSNFCPGLQAADSDYEESDDLFVGPAGTFDHSGHPPTATQDNDDAPEVQGLDITTYGESNLVAEPQKVNKIEIQYAKAAKKMDMKKLKQSMWSLLTEIPKQADAEANHRENGEAGDPVQVADKKLSGLTKDLQKSLPPLMAQNLSIPLAFACLLHLANEKNLKLEGTEDLSDVLVRQGD; translated from the exons CCACAACGAAGAACTCTCCTTCAGGGACCCGTGGATGCCACCACAGTACCTCCTCACCTTCAGAGCAGGTGTTCTCCATGGCCCTGCCCAGGAAGGCCCCTCTCAGTACTCCTGGCACCCCAGTCCTTGAAGACTTTCCTCAGAATGACGACGAGAAGGAGCGGCTGCAGCGGAGGCGCTCCAGGGTCTTTGACCTGCAGTTCAGCACAGACTCGCCTCATTTGCTGGCCTCCCCCTCCAGTAG gaaTGTTGATGTTTCAGCTACGATTCCTAAGTTTACAAACACACAGATTACTGAGCATTACTCCACCTGTATCAAACTGTCTGCTGAAAAT AAAATCACCACCAAGAATGCTTTTGGCTTGCACTTGATTGATTTTATGTCAGAGATTCTTAAACAGAAAGATGCCGAACCGACCAACTTTAAA GTGGCTGCTGGCACTCTGGATGCCAGCACCAAGATCTATGCTGTGCGCGTAGATGCCGTCCATGCTGATGTATACAAAGTCCTTGGTGGGCTGGGCAAGGATGCACCATCTCCGGAAGAAGAAGAGGGCCATGGTGCAG ATGGAAGTGCAACCGAAACAGGAACAACCAAGAAGGCTCCAAAGCCAAGGAAGAAGCACTTGTACAAAACCATCGAGCAGAATATAAACAACCTCAATGTCTCCGAAGCAGATCGAAAGTGTGAG ATCGATCCCATGTTCCAGAAGACGGCAGCCTCGTTTGATGAGTGCAGTACAGCAGGGGTGTTTCTCTCCACCCTCCACTGCCACGACTATAGGAGTGAGCTGCTCTTTCCCTCCGATGTCCAGACTCTCTCCACTGGAGAACCTCTTGACTTGCCGGATTTAGGTTGGGTGGAAATGACCGATTTAAAAG CGCCCCTGCAGCAGTGTGTGGAAGATCGCCAGATCTGCCCTTCCCTGGCGGGGTTCCAGTTCACTGAATGGGACAGTGAAACGCATAATGAG TCGGTGTCAGCCCTGATGGACAAGTTTAAGAAGAACGATCAGGTGTTTGACATCAATGCCGAGGTGGAGGAGAGcgactgtggggacttccctgttggggCCTTGGAGGACGACTTTGATGCCAATGATGACCCAGACCACACCGCAGTTGGGGACCACACCGCAGCTGGGGACCACACCAAGTTcgggagctggaaggagccctgCCA AGAAGAAATGACTCCCCTCGGGGATGGAGACATTTGGAGCTTGTGTCCCCTTCTATCCATGAAACCTGGAGAGTATTCCTACTTTAGCCCCCGAACCATGTCGATGTGGGCTGGCCCGGATCACTGGCGCTTTAGACTCCGGCACAAAC AAGATACTACCTCGCAATCAGAGAACAGAAATAAGAGCACAAAGAAGGATTTTGAAATCGACTTTGACGATGATATTGACTTTGATGTATATTTTCGAAAAACAAAG gctGCTACTGTTCTGACCAAGTCCACTTTGGAGAACCAGAATTGGAGAGCCACAACTCTTCCTACAGATTTCCACTATGAGACTGAAAATCTTGTCCAGCTGCATCTCAAACCAGGCACCAGG tTACTTAAGATGGCCCAAGGCCAGAGGGCAGGGACCGAGCACTGTGAAGAAATTGAAGACTATGATTACAACAACCCTAATGACACCTCCAACTTTTGCCCTGGATTACAG GCTGCTGACAGTGATTATGAAGAGTCAGATGACTTATTTGTGGGACCAGCTGGGACCTTTGACCATTCTGGCCATCCCCCTACGGCAACACAAGACAACGATGACGCGCCTGAAGTCCAAGGATTAGATATCACCACTTACGGGGAGTCAAATCTGGTAGCTGAGCCCCAGAAG gtaaataaaattgaaattcagTATGCTAAGGCTGCCAAAAAGATGGACATGAAGAAGTTGAAGCAGAGCATGTGGAGTTTGCTGACGGAGATCCCCAAGCAGGCGGATGCAGAG GCAAACcacagagaaaatggagaagCAGGGGACCCAGTACAGGTGGCTGACAAGAAGCTCAGTGGGCTCACAAAGGACCTGCAGAAGAG CCTGCCTCCCCTCATGGCTCAGAACCTCTCCATACCTCTGGCTTTTGCGTGTCTCCTACATTTAGCCAATGAAAAG